The following proteins are co-located in the Nonlabens ponticola genome:
- a CDS encoding ligase-associated DNA damage response exonuclease produces the protein MSEPLLKFTDHGIYCHAADVYLDPWKPVDKALITHGHADHSRWGHKKYITHHDNVPIISHRLGDINVSGIAHGESLHINNVKFSFHPAGHIPGSCQIRVEHKDEVWVFTGDYKTEDDGISTPYEPIKCNTFITECTFGLPAFKWRPQTEVMSDVNEWCAQNHAEGKTSILFAYSLGKAQRLIKHLDTSKMKIYCHGAVYKMTEVLRELIDFPETHLVTRETPKKDLIGNIVVAPPSAHGSAWMRKFVPYATASASGWMTFRGARRRRAIDKGFVLSDHCDWDGLLQSIDATGCENVITTHGYQEIFARYLREEKGLNAISERTQYEGETLNESEPEAELEPDKN, from the coding sequence ATGAGCGAGCCCTTACTTAAATTTACAGACCACGGCATCTATTGCCATGCTGCAGATGTTTACCTAGATCCATGGAAACCTGTGGACAAAGCATTAATTACACACGGCCATGCAGATCACAGTCGCTGGGGTCACAAGAAATACATCACACATCACGATAACGTGCCCATCATTAGTCACAGGCTGGGTGATATTAATGTTTCAGGAATCGCTCACGGCGAAAGCTTGCACATCAACAACGTCAAGTTCAGCTTCCATCCTGCTGGTCATATTCCAGGATCCTGCCAAATTAGGGTAGAACACAAAGACGAAGTCTGGGTTTTTACAGGAGATTATAAAACGGAAGATGACGGTATCTCAACCCCTTATGAGCCCATCAAATGCAACACTTTTATAACAGAATGCACCTTTGGATTACCAGCATTCAAATGGCGACCACAGACTGAGGTCATGAGCGATGTCAACGAGTGGTGCGCACAAAACCACGCCGAAGGCAAGACCTCTATCCTATTTGCATATTCGCTAGGCAAAGCACAACGACTTATCAAACATCTAGACACCAGTAAGATGAAAATCTATTGCCATGGCGCCGTTTATAAAATGACCGAGGTACTGCGCGAACTCATCGATTTTCCTGAGACGCATTTAGTCACTAGGGAAACACCTAAGAAAGACTTGATAGGCAACATCGTGGTTGCTCCACCTAGTGCACACGGTAGCGCGTGGATGCGCAAATTTGTTCCCTACGCGACAGCAAGCGCTAGCGGCTGGATGACCTTTCGTGGTGCGCGCCGCAGGCGGGCCATAGATAAAGGCTTTGTTCTATCAGACCATTGCGATTGGGATGGTTTGCTACAAAGCATTGATGCCACCGGCTGTGAAAACGTGATTACCACACATGGATATCAAGAGATTTTCGCTAGATACTTGAGAGAAGAAAAGGGCCTCAACGCTATCAGTGAGCGCACGCAATATGAAGGCGAAACACTCAATGAATCTGAGCCTGAAGCCGAGTTGGAACCCGACAAAAATTAA
- a CDS encoding NAD-dependent epimerase/dehydratase family protein, giving the protein MGKKILVIGACGQIGTELTMRLRELYGNDAVIAGDIREGSEELMASGPFEIMDAMDGNQVEDICLHYEIEEVYLMAAMLSATGEKYPDKAWKLNMNSLFNVLDLGKEKKIDKIFWPSSIAVFGPTTPQENTPQHTVMEPTTVYGISKQTGERWCQYYHDKYGVDVRSIRYPGLISWKTLPGGGTTDYAVDIFHKAAAGENYECFLKDDTQLPMMYMEDAIRATVEIMEAPAEAVKERSSYNLSGMSFTPAQIANAIKVHKPAFEVSYQPDYRQAIADSWPGSINDDAARKDWQWQPQFELETMVAEMLKHLS; this is encoded by the coding sequence TTGGGTAAGAAAATACTAGTCATAGGTGCCTGTGGGCAAATAGGAACGGAGCTGACCATGCGACTGCGCGAGTTATATGGTAATGATGCGGTTATCGCTGGTGACATTAGAGAAGGAAGTGAGGAATTGATGGCGAGCGGTCCATTTGAGATCATGGATGCCATGGATGGAAACCAGGTTGAAGATATATGCTTACACTATGAGATTGAAGAGGTCTATCTTATGGCTGCCATGTTGAGCGCGACTGGCGAGAAATATCCTGACAAAGCGTGGAAACTCAACATGAACAGCTTGTTCAATGTGCTGGATCTGGGTAAGGAGAAGAAAATAGACAAAATATTTTGGCCATCGAGTATTGCGGTTTTTGGCCCGACAACGCCGCAGGAAAACACACCACAACATACCGTTATGGAGCCTACTACTGTTTATGGTATAAGCAAACAGACTGGTGAACGCTGGTGTCAATACTATCACGATAAATATGGTGTTGATGTACGATCCATACGCTACCCTGGATTGATATCCTGGAAAACATTGCCTGGTGGTGGCACAACAGATTATGCCGTAGATATTTTCCATAAGGCAGCCGCTGGCGAGAATTATGAATGCTTTTTAAAGGATGATACGCAGTTGCCTATGATGTATATGGAAGATGCTATACGAGCCACTGTAGAAATAATGGAAGCGCCCGCGGAAGCAGTCAAGGAACGTTCATCTTACAACCTATCAGGAATGAGCTTTACACCAGCGCAAATAGCTAATGCTATTAAGGTCCATAAGCCAGCCTTTGAAGTGAGCTATCAGCCGGATTATCGCCAAGCAATCGCTGACAGCTGGCCAGGTTCTATTAATGATGATGCCGCAAGAAAAGACTGGCAATGGCAGCCACAATTTGAACTGGAAACCATGGTTGCCGAGATGTTAAAACATCTTTCTTAA